Part of the Bacillus cereus group sp. RP43 genome is shown below.
ATTGTGGATAATTTTCTAAAAATTGTGGATTATGTGGATATAGTTGTTAATATTCCGACTTTGCTGTCTAATGAAAGCCCAATCCTTTGTGGATAAGTTAATAATTCACATTTTCTTTTTTTACAACAATAAAAAAACCCCCTTTAAATGCTTAAAAGAGGGGGTTCATATTAAGTAAAAGATTCGGCAAGAGCTGGTGATTTAATAGGTATATGATTCGGCTCTGCATGATTTTCTGCCAAAATTGTATCCACAATATGACCAGCTGGCTCCGGGCGATAAATACTTTTCATTGCTTCTTTCATTTGAAGAAGCTTCATATCATCTTGCAATAACGCCTCTGTTTTTGCAAAAACTTCACTATCATCACGAATTACAACTGCAGCCCCTTTTTTTTCAAAATACAACGCATTTTCATTTTCTTGTCCTGGGACAGGTTTATATAAAATGACAGGTACTTGTAATGCTGCTGCTTCGCTTAATGTAATACCACCTGGCTTCGTAATCATACAGGAAGTAACACGGAACAACTCATCAATGTTTTCAACATAACCAAATACTTTTAAAGCATCAGAACTTTGTTCCTGTAGTTCCATTAAATCCTGCTTTAAAGCTTCGTTTTTCCCACAAACGACAACTACTTGTAAGTTTGGTACTGACATAAATGACTGGCATAGCTCTTTTACACTTCCTAGCACACCATGAGCACCTGCTACAATTAGTAAAATCTTTTTATCCTTACATAACTGATATTTATTATATATAATTGCTGGATTTATCTTTAGCTCAAAACTGCTACGAATCGGAATCCCTGTTTCAACAATTTGCTCTGCAGGTACACCGATATCAACCATCACTTTTTTCACATGATCGGTTGCTACAAAATAACGATCTACTTCTCGATGGATCCATATTTTATGCACGCAAAAATCCGTTAATACATTATAAACAGGAATAGAAATACCTATTTGCTTTTTCAGTTCTGGTACAGCGATGATTGGAAAGGTATTAATAACAATATCCGGTTTCTCCACCTGTAATAGCGTCTTCAAACGCTTTCTCCCAAAATTCGCATACCAAGATGCTATTTTTTTATCATAAATTTTCTCTACACCATAATAAAACAAACGATATAATTCTTTTCCTATCGTATAGCTTTTTAAATATAAATATTTTGTAATATCGGTTATAACTGGATGTGATTCTCCAAACAAGTCGCATACAATTACATCTTTGATTCCTTTTTGACGAAAGGTTTGTTCTAATGTTTTCGCTACTTGCACATGACCGTTACCGTAATGTGCAGTTAATATTAAAACCTTGGGGTTTTTTATCAAACAAATCCACTCCTAGCTTTTTGTTTCTCCATATTGCATATACGACAATAGGAAAAACATTTTCCTTAAACATTACATACTCGGATTCCAATATTTCCCTGTTAGCTATGTACCTGTCGTGGATATGCAAAGCATATAAGATTGACCCCTTAATCCTATCTGTGCTCATATCTTTACATTATACTTTCCTATAAGAGCTTTCGCAATAACTTACAAATGTTCTATATTCCATAATACTCACTCTTTTACTTCTTAATTCTTTTTACTATTTTGATTTCCCTTTACAATTATGTAAATTTCTCCGCTTATTCTTTACAAAAATATGGATATTCTCTTTTCAGTATACTCTGTTCTGAATATATACTCTAGATTTTATTATAAAGTGAAACTTTAATCAGTAGGGGGTGTTCATCCCCAACTGATTAAAGTTTCACCAATCGGGCTTTTACGGGCAGCAGGGCTCCCACCTAACTTCTTTGCTCTAGCTGAATTTTAGAGTGGGAGCCCTACTGCCCACAAATAGCGGGGTAAAGAAACAAAAAGTCTAATCCAACATTTGGATTAGACTGCTTTTAAAATATATTTCGCATGCTCCACATTTTCTTCTGTCGGTGGATTCACATCCGCAAGTGGATACTTATGTCCAAGTGCCTCCCATTTATAAACACCGAGTTTATGATATGGCAACACTTCCACTTTCTTAACATTAGATAGACTTTGAATAAAGCTTGATAGTTTTTGCAGATCCTCTTCACCATCGGTAACACCGGGAACCAATACATGTCTTACCCAAATTGGCTTCTTTTTATCCGATAAATAACGAGCAAATTGTAAAATGTGTTCATTTGGTTTCCCTGTTAATTTACGATGTTTCTTTGAATCAATATGCTTCAAATCCAATAAAACTAAATCTGTATAATCCATTAAAATGTCTAGCTTATTTTGGAATTCTGGTTCTTCAGAATAACAACCACCAGAAGAATCGATTGTTGTATGGATACCAGCTTCTTTGCACTTTTTAAACAACTCAATTAAGAAGTCTAGTTGTAATAGTGGCTCTCCACCGCTAACTGTTATACCGCCTCCAGAAGCCTCAATAAATGGAAGGTAACATGTCACATCCTGCATCACTTCTTCAACTGTTATTTCTTTACCTTTACCGATTTCCCACGTATCAGCATTATGACAATATTGACAACGTAATAAACATCCTTGTGTAAATATGACATAACGAATCCCTGGGCCATCAACAGTACCACAAGACTCTACAGAATGTATTCTTCCTTTTACCATGTTACTTCCTCCTTTATTGAAACAGCCTCCCTCCGCTATATATTAAAAGCGGAGGGACACTTTTTTCACTTACATGCTTTCATGCATTGTACGGTTAATTACATCAATTTGTTGTTCGCGAGTTAATTTAATAAAGTTAACAGCGTAACCAGATACACGAATTGTTAATTGTGGATATTTTTCAGGGTGCTCCATTGCATCCATTAATGTTTCACGGTTAAATACGTTAATATTTAAGTGGTGTCCTTCTTTTATTGCATATCCATCAAGCATAGATACTAAGTTGCGTACTTGTACATCATCTTCTTTACCAAGTGCTTTCGGAATAATAGAGAATGTATTTGAAATACCATCTTGTGCATCTTCATATGGTAATTTAGCTACAGATAATAATGAAGCTAATGCACCTTTTGTATCACGTCCATGCATTGGGTTTGCGCCCGGTGCAAATGGTTCTCCAGTACGACGTCCATCTGGAGTGTTACCAGTTTTCTTACCGTATACAACGTTAGATGTGATTGTTAAGATTGACATTGTATGAACAGAATTACGGTATGTTTTATGTTTGCGAATCTTGTTCATAAATGTTTTCACAAGATTTACTGCGATTTCATCTACACGATCATCATTGTTACCGTATTTAGGGAAATCCCCCTCAATTTCGAAATCAACTGCAATACCATTTTCATCACGAATTGGTTTTACTTTTGCGTATTTAATTGCACTTAAAGAGTCTGCTACTACAGATAATCCAGCGATACCTGTTGCCATTGTACGAAGAACATTTGTATCATGAAGTGCCATTTCAATACGTTCATAGCTATATTTATCGTGCATATAGTGAATTACATTTAATGTATTTAAGTATAGACCAGCTAACCATTCCATTGTCATATCGAATTTACGCATAACTTCTTCATAATCTAATACTTCAGAAGTAATTGGTGCGTATTCAGGACCAACTTGTGCTTTTGACTTTTCATCTTTACCACCGTTAACCGCATATAGTAATGCTTTCGCTAAGTTTGCACGTGCTCCGAAGAACTGCATTTGTTTACCAATTCTCATTGCTGATACACAACAAGCAATACCGTAGTCATCACCGTAGTCAGGACGCATAATGTCATCATTTTCGTATTGAATTGCTGATGTTTTAATAGACATTTTTGCACAGTAGTTTTTAAAGTTCTCTGGTAATTGTTTAGACCAAAGAACTGTTAAGTTTGGTTCTGGTGCTGGTCCTAAATTATCTAATGTATGCAAGAATCGGAATGAGTTTTTTGTTACTAACGGACGACCGTCTAACGCCATACCACCGATAGATTCAGTTACCCAAGTTGGATCTCCAGAGAATAGTTCATTGTAATCAGGTGTTCTTGCAAATTTCACAAGACGTAATTTCATAATGAAATGGTCCACAATTTCTTGTGCTGCTTCTTCTGTTAAAGTACCATTTGCTAAATCTCTTTCAATGTAAACATCTAGGAATGTAGATGTACGTCCAAGACTCATTGCTGCCCCGTTTTGTTCTTTAATTGCTGCAAGATAAGCAAAGTATAACCATTGGAAAGCCTCTTGTGCATTTGTAGCTGGCTTAGAAATATCGAATCCATGAGAAGCAGCCATCTGTTTTAACTCTTGAAGTGCACGCATTTGCTCAGATAATTCTTCGCGTAAACGCATTGTATCTTCGCTCATTACACCACCAGTTAAATTAAAATCAGCTTTTTTCGCTTCAATTAAACGATCTATACCGTATAATGCTACGCGGCGATAGTCACCGATAATACGTCCACGTCCATATGCATCTGGAAGACCAGTAATAACACCTGATTTACGAGCCGCTTTCATTTCTGGTGTGTATGCATCAAATACACCTTGATTATGAGTTTTACGCCAATCTCTGAAAATACTGCTAAGTTCTTTATCCATTTCATATCCATACGCTTCACAAGCTTGTTCCGCCATACGAATACCACCATATGGTTGTAAAGAACGTTTAAATGGTTTATCAGTTTGGAAACCGACCACTTTTTCAATATCTTTATTTAAATATCCTGGTTCATGTGATGTAATAGAAGAAACAATTTTTGTATCCATATCAAGAACGCCACCGTTTTCACGTTCCTTTGTTGTTAAATCCATTACTTGATCCCAAAGTTTTTTCGTGTCTTCAGTTGCTTCTGCTAAGAAAGAGTCTTCTCCCTCGTAAACGTTTACATTATTTAAAATGAAATCGCGAACATCAATCTCTGCTTTCCATTTTTCACCTTTAAAGTTTTCCCACGCGTTTTTTACATTTTCTAATACTTGAGTCATCCTAATCTCCTCCATTTTTGATTAGTACAGGACTACGTTTTTTTATATAACAGCTTACACACTTAGAATACTACTTTTTTTCGAAAGTGGACGAAATAGTTGTGACATGTTTGTGAAATGTTGAGCAAACTACTATACTCGTAGTGTTAACTTCGTTTAAAAGCCTTTATAATTAACCCTTTCTTTAATTGTATTTTTTTGGTATTCTTATATACGAGTCTATTTTGTAATATAAGAACGATACCCATTGTAGAGCTGTAATACTCTTATCTCCTAATCTGTTATAATTTTTATAACAGAGCAAAAAAGTGTACATATGTTGTACACTTTTTTTGTTAACACTATAAAACATCTCTTTTTCTATTTCCATCATAAAATCCACCACGACTACCCTTTAATGCAATTAATTGCTCTAATCCTTCTATATGATCACCAATAATTCGAAGGACAGCTGGAGGATGACCTATTTTCGCAAAATGTTCACTGGGCCGAATACGGTTCATCTTATCAACATCGATACGACTTACACAAGCGATTTCAAAACCTGAAAGTACAGCTTTAACTTGTGCTACACAAGGTGACAATAATGATTTATACCCTATTTCCTTCAAACAAGTACGACTAAACGCATTAGGTACAGCAATAAGAGAGCCTACTCCTAAATCTTTTCTATCACAAGCTAAATTTAATGCATATTTAAATGCTGTTACAAGATGAAGTGGTATTCTCAAATCTAAATAATGATTTAAATCATTTAATGCGACATCCGTTCCATCTGCAATAGCTTTTGCAAAGGGATATAGCTCACTAGCTGGAATAACAAAATCACCATCTATAAATAACACAATTTCTTCTTTTGCAAAATAAGTTCCAAGCGAACGCCCCACATCGTTTCCAAGTGCTTCTTTATACACAATTGTTGTTGCTCCCTTGTCTTTTGCAATTGTTGCCGTTTTATCGGACGAACCATTTACAACAACGATGATTTCCAATGGTTCAATTTTGCGAAGCTCTTCTATAACGTTTCCAATTGTTTTCTCTTCATCTTGTACAGGAATAATTACCGATAATTGCTTTCCTCTATACAACTTAGATGTAACGCCCCATCCTTGATAAAAATCTTCAAAATTTAGAGTATGATAGACACTCTCTCTTTTCCTATTTCCATCATAATATCCTCCGCGCTCATCGCTGCCTATTATCCGCTCTGCTACAGCTTCTATATGATCACCTATCATTCGTTTTTCAGATTGAGAAAGATCCGTGCCATATGCAGCATGCTCAAATGGACGAAATTTATTCGGCGTAATAACGTCAATTGCACAATGACGACTAATTCTCCATTTACTTTGTGCTAGGCGTAGATGAGCCACAATAGGATTAACAAAACATTCGTATCCAATACATTGCACAACTTCCTTCGTCAGCGCATGTGGTACAGATAGTAAAGAATCAATTTTTAATTTTTCACGCTCTAACATTGCATTTAATATTTGGCGCCATACTGTAATAGAATGTGGTTTTTGTTTCTTTAAAAATAATGCGTCTAAATTATTTAAAACTACATCAGCCTGATCATATAAAATTGGATTAAGAAATAATTGCAATTGTGAAGTTCGAATAGCAAAATCACCATCTACAAACAGTAATACATCACCTATCGCATGTTTTGCGCCAACTGCGCGGCCAACATCGTTACCAAGTGACTCTTTATGCTGGATTACTGTACAGCCTAAGCTCTCAGCAATCCCTTCTGTACCATCATTACAACCATTTGCTACTACAATAATCTCTACTGGGTTTAATGCTTTTACCGATTGAACCACGTCTGAAATCGTATCTACTTCATTACATACGGGAATAATAACTGATAACGACTTACCCATTGTTTTCTTCACGAAACCACTTAATAGTTTCTTTCAATCCTTGTTCCCACGTTACTTTCGCTTGAAACTGAACAAGCTCTCTTAATTTCGTTACATCTGGTTTTCGATTTGGAATTTCTTCAAATCCATGTGGATATACTTCCTCAAATGGAACGTGCACAATTTTGGAAACAGACTTCGTTAATTTTTTTATATCTTCCGCTACTTCCCTTATATTTTTTTCATTCTCAGAACCTATATTAATAATTTCACCATTTACCTTCTCATCCATTGCACGAATTGTTGCCTCGACTGCATCACTTACATACGTAAAGCAACGTGTCTGCTCTCCATCTCCATACACGAGAATATCATCACCTTGCAAAGCCGCACGGATAAATCGTGGGATTACCCCTGCATACGGACCATCTTTCGCTCTTGGACCATAAATATTAAAATAACGAACAATCGTTACAGGTAAGCCTTCTAATGCGTATCCTAAACATAATGTCTCTTCTAACGTTTTACAAACTGCATAACTCCAGCGTATTTTAGAAGTTGCCCCGTATAATCGATCTCCTTCTTCAGAGAAAGGTGGCTTGCCCTTACCATATACTTCTGAAGTAGACGCAAAGACTACTTTTTTCTTACCTTTTAATGCTGCTTGTAAAATATTTCTCGTTCCATCGAAATTTGTTTCAATAAGCTCTACACTTTTTTCCATTGTAGTTTTGACTCCCAAAATTGCAGCTAAATGAAACACCACATCATGTTGATTTACTAATTCATAAATTGAACTTTTATCTAAAACGCTTATTGGAATAACCCGGAGCTCTTTCATTAACTCATTATGATATTTATTTTTTCCTTTATAGAAGTTATCAACAATAGTAACTTCATAACCTCTTTTCACCAACTCTTCAGCTAAATGTGATCCAATAAATCCTGCTCCACCTGTAATTAAACATTTTTTACTCATACACTCACCTTCTTTATAATTCCACGTGTATCTATTAATCGCTCAATCCCTTTAAAAAGATTCCAATCGATACTAGAGTGATCCGTTACAATTAAAATACAATCTGCTTGTTTAATTCTTTGTTCATCTAATGGAACAGATTGATATAGTGTATCTCCAATTTCCACTGTAGAAATATACGGATCATGATATGCTATCTTGTATCCTTCTTTTATTAATAATTGAATAATTGGCAACGCTGGTGATTCTCTCAAATCATTTACATCTTTCTTATACGCAACCCCTACAATTAAAACCGTTGCGGGTGCTTGCACCATACCTTTTACTTTCCCAATTATTTTCTCTGGCATTTCTTCATTAATTACATGGGCCGCCTCAATTAATTGACTAATTGCTCCATTCTTTTTTATTCTCCATTGAAAATATAAAGGGTCTACTGGAATACAATGCCCTCCTATCCCTGGGCCTGGCCAATATGGGGTAAACCCAAATGGTTTTGTAGATGCAGCTTCAAGCGCCTCATAAAAATCAATTCCTAAACTTTCACAAAGTATATTTAACTCATTTACTAATGAAATATTAACTAAGCGCTGAATATTTTCAAATAGCTTACACATCTCTGCTACTTTCGGGGAGCTAAC
Proteins encoded:
- a CDS encoding diglucosyl diacylglycerol synthase, translating into MIKNPKVLILTAHYGNGHVQVAKTLEQTFRQKGIKDVIVCDLFGESHPVITDITKYLYLKSYTIGKELYRLFYYGVEKIYDKKIASWYANFGRKRLKTLLQVEKPDIVINTFPIIAVPELKKQIGISIPVYNVLTDFCVHKIWIHREVDRYFVATDHVKKVMVDIGVPAEQIVETGIPIRSSFELKINPAIIYNKYQLCKDKKILLIVAGAHGVLGSVKELCQSFMSVPNLQVVVVCGKNEALKQDLMELQEQSSDALKVFGYVENIDELFRVTSCMITKPGGITLSEAAALQVPVILYKPVPGQENENALYFEKKGAAVVIRDDSEVFAKTEALLQDDMKLLQMKEAMKSIYRPEPAGHIVDTILAENHAEPNHIPIKSPALAESFT
- the pflA gene encoding pyruvate formate-lyase-activating protein → MVKGRIHSVESCGTVDGPGIRYVIFTQGCLLRCQYCHNADTWEIGKGKEITVEEVMQDVTCYLPFIEASGGGITVSGGEPLLQLDFLIELFKKCKEAGIHTTIDSSGGCYSEEPEFQNKLDILMDYTDLVLLDLKHIDSKKHRKLTGKPNEHILQFARYLSDKKKPIWVRHVLVPGVTDGEEDLQKLSSFIQSLSNVKKVEVLPYHKLGVYKWEALGHKYPLADVNPPTEENVEHAKYILKAV
- a CDS encoding nucleotide sugar dehydrogenase, with translation MNASSKVTIIGLGYVGLPLAVLFAERGYAVLGLDKDTRKIESIIKGESYIPDVSSNVLQNLLNERKLIVNTPDKGVADFKHSDYVIVTVPTPINEQKEPDLSALISASHYIQQNLQKGQTFIFESSTYPGTLEEVIIPIISQTGKKVGEDYYIGYSPERIDPANSQYSVETIPKVISGQTEQCKQKIQDLYSTIFDVVVPVSSPKVAEMCKLFENIQRLVNISLVNELNILCESLGIDFYEALEAASTKPFGFTPYWPGPGIGGHCIPVDPLYFQWRIKKNGAISQLIEAAHVINEEMPEKIIGKVKGMVQAPATVLIVGVAYKKDVNDLRESPALPIIQLLIKEGYKIAYHDPYISTVEIGDTLYQSVPLDEQRIKQADCILIVTDHSSIDWNLFKGIERLIDTRGIIKKVSV
- a CDS encoding NAD-dependent epimerase/dehydratase family protein, translated to MSKKCLITGGAGFIGSHLAEELVKRGYEVTIVDNFYKGKNKYHNELMKELRVIPISVLDKSSIYELVNQHDVVFHLAAILGVKTTMEKSVELIETNFDGTRNILQAALKGKKKVVFASTSEVYGKGKPPFSEEGDRLYGATSKIRWSYAVCKTLEETLCLGYALEGLPVTIVRYFNIYGPRAKDGPYAGVIPRFIRAALQGDDILVYGDGEQTRCFTYVSDAVEATIRAMDEKVNGEIINIGSENEKNIREVAEDIKKLTKSVSKIVHVPFEEVYPHGFEEIPNRKPDVTKLRELVQFQAKVTWEQGLKETIKWFREENNG
- the pflB gene encoding formate C-acetyltransferase, which gives rise to MTQVLENVKNAWENFKGEKWKAEIDVRDFILNNVNVYEGEDSFLAEATEDTKKLWDQVMDLTTKERENGGVLDMDTKIVSSITSHEPGYLNKDIEKVVGFQTDKPFKRSLQPYGGIRMAEQACEAYGYEMDKELSSIFRDWRKTHNQGVFDAYTPEMKAARKSGVITGLPDAYGRGRIIGDYRRVALYGIDRLIEAKKADFNLTGGVMSEDTMRLREELSEQMRALQELKQMAASHGFDISKPATNAQEAFQWLYFAYLAAIKEQNGAAMSLGRTSTFLDVYIERDLANGTLTEEAAQEIVDHFIMKLRLVKFARTPDYNELFSGDPTWVTESIGGMALDGRPLVTKNSFRFLHTLDNLGPAPEPNLTVLWSKQLPENFKNYCAKMSIKTSAIQYENDDIMRPDYGDDYGIACCVSAMRIGKQMQFFGARANLAKALLYAVNGGKDEKSKAQVGPEYAPITSEVLDYEEVMRKFDMTMEWLAGLYLNTLNVIHYMHDKYSYERIEMALHDTNVLRTMATGIAGLSVVADSLSAIKYAKVKPIRDENGIAVDFEIEGDFPKYGNNDDRVDEIAVNLVKTFMNKIRKHKTYRNSVHTMSILTITSNVVYGKKTGNTPDGRRTGEPFAPGANPMHGRDTKGALASLLSVAKLPYEDAQDGISNTFSIIPKALGKEDDVQVRNLVSMLDGYAIKEGHHLNINVFNRETLMDAMEHPEKYPQLTIRVSGYAVNFIKLTREQQIDVINRTMHESM
- a CDS encoding glycosyltransferase; translated protein: MGKSLSVIIPVCNEVDTISDVVQSVKALNPVEIIVVANGCNDGTEGIAESLGCTVIQHKESLGNDVGRAVGAKHAIGDVLLFVDGDFAIRTSQLQLFLNPILYDQADVVLNNLDALFLKKQKPHSITVWRQILNAMLEREKLKIDSLLSVPHALTKEVVQCIGYECFVNPIVAHLRLAQSKWRISRHCAIDVITPNKFRPFEHAAYGTDLSQSEKRMIGDHIEAVAERIIGSDERGGYYDGNRKRESVYHTLNFEDFYQGWGVTSKLYRGKQLSVIIPVQDEEKTIGNVIEELRKIEPLEIIVVVNGSSDKTATIAKDKGATTIVYKEALGNDVGRSLGTYFAKEEIVLFIDGDFVIPASELYPFAKAIADGTDVALNDLNHYLDLRIPLHLVTAFKYALNLACDRKDLGVGSLIAVPNAFSRTCLKEIGYKSLLSPCVAQVKAVLSGFEIACVSRIDVDKMNRIRPSEHFAKIGHPPAVLRIIGDHIEGLEQLIALKGSRGGFYDGNRKRDVL